Within the Enterobacter roggenkampii genome, the region GTCGGCGGGCATTGCCCAGTCCGTGGCCGCGGTGCTGGTGAAAGACAGCGACTGGCTGCTGGAAAACCTGCACGTGACCCCGATTGAGAACAACGAGATCGTCCTGCCGAAAGGGCACAACGTGAACTTTGGCGCGCCGGTGGGCACCATGGTGGCGCTTGGCGGCGGCAGGCTGGTGGAAGCGGGTTACGCCAACGAATGTTCCGCCGATCAGCTGGCGGCGGCGATTACCCCGCGCACGGCGGCGATCATGTACATCAAATCTCACCACTGCGTGCAGAAAAGCATGCTCAGCGTCGAGCAGGCGGCGGTTGTCGCACGTAAACACGACTTGCCGCTCATCGTCGATGCCGCGGCGGAAGAAGATCTGCACGTGTACTACCGCGCCGGCGCGGACCTGGTGATCTACAGCGGTGCGAAGGCGATCGAAGGCCCAACCAGCGGGCTGGTGATCGGCAAGACCCAGTACGTTGAGTGGGTGAAGCGCCAGACGGCGGGGATTGGCCGCGCCATGAAGGTGGGTAAAGAGGGCATTCTTGGCCTGACCTGCGCCATCGAACACTATCTGACGGCCACCAAAGAGAGCGGTGCCGAGATGGTGGCGAAAATGACGCCGTTTATCGAGGCGCTCAACACCCTGAACGGTGTGACCGCGCGCGTGGTCTGGGACAGCGCCGGACGCGACATCGCCCGCACCGAGATTAAGTTTGACGAAGCCACCACCGGCCTCGGCACGGGGGACCTGGTGGCGAAGCTCAAGCAGGGCGAGTACGCCATTTACTTCCGTGGCTACAAGGCCAACGAAGGGATTATCGAGGCGGACGTGCGCAGCGTGAATGCTGACCAGCTGAACATTGTGTACCGCCGCATTAGTGAAGTATTAGGACAGGAGAAAAACGCATGAAACTGACCCCCAACTTTTACCGTGACCGCGTCTGTCTGAACGTGCTGGCTGGCTCAAAGGCCAACGCCAGCGCCATCTACGAGGCGGCGGAAGGCCACGTGCTGGTGGGCGTGCTCTCCAAAAATTACCCGGACGTGGCGAGCGCCGTTGCCGATATGCGCGAATACGCGAAGCTGATTGATAACGCGCTCTCCGTTGGCCTGGGCGCGGGCGATCCGAACCAGTCGGCGATGGTGAGTGAAATCTCCCGCCAGGTGCAGCCGCAGCACGTTAACCAGGTCTTTACCGGCGTGGCCACCAGCCGCGCGCTGCTGGGGCAGAACGACTCCGTGGTCAACGGTCTGGTCTCTCCGACCGGTACCGTCGGGATGGTGAAAATCTCCACCGGCCCGTTGAGCAGCGCGGCGCCGGACGGCATTGTGCCGGTGGAAACGGCGATTGCTCTGCTGAAAGATTTCGGCGGCAGCTCTATCAAATACT harbors:
- the dagF gene encoding 2-dehydro-3-deoxy-phosphogluconate aldolase, with translation MKLTPNFYRDRVCLNVLAGSKANASAIYEAAEGHVLVGVLSKNYPDVASAVADMREYAKLIDNALSVGLGAGDPNQSAMVSEISRQVQPQHVNQVFTGVATSRALLGQNDSVVNGLVSPTGTVGMVKISTGPLSSAAPDGIVPVETAIALLKDFGGSSIKYFPMGGLKCRDEYKAVAEACARHDFWLEPTGGIDLENYEAILQIALDAGVSKIIPHIYSSIIDKASGDTRPEDVRTLLAMTKKLVK
- a CDS encoding DgaE family pyridoxal phosphate-dependent ammonia lyase; protein product: MPSIYEKYRLKQVINTSGRMTALGVSTPRPEVVQAAMDGMNHYFEMKDLVNKTGEYIAKLLDVEGATVVSCASAGIAQSVAAVLVKDSDWLLENLHVTPIENNEIVLPKGHNVNFGAPVGTMVALGGGRLVEAGYANECSADQLAAAITPRTAAIMYIKSHHCVQKSMLSVEQAAVVARKHDLPLIVDAAAEEDLHVYYRAGADLVIYSGAKAIEGPTSGLVIGKTQYVEWVKRQTAGIGRAMKVGKEGILGLTCAIEHYLTATKESGAEMVAKMTPFIEALNTLNGVTARVVWDSAGRDIARTEIKFDEATTGLGTGDLVAKLKQGEYAIYFRGYKANEGIIEADVRSVNADQLNIVYRRISEVLGQEKNA